The Garra rufa chromosome 23, GarRuf1.0, whole genome shotgun sequence genome includes a region encoding these proteins:
- the adra1ab gene encoding alpha-1A adrenergic receptor: protein MTNVPPAEDNISLTFFSENCPNCTAIPAFDIDITKTLALGLVLVVFIIFGVMGNILVILSVVCHRHLRSVTHYFIANLAVADLLLSSVVIPFSAASEALGRWVFGRALCNAWTALDVLCCTASILSLCVISVDRYMAVSYPLRYPSLATGRRALVAVVALWALSAAISVGPLFGWREPMPEEESVCRVNEEPGYALFSVACSFYLPLAVILAMYCRVYVVARRKTRSMSEGRQTNGLKEHGVTLRIHCRNAQQAAEKKKAMRAKNSHFAFMRLLKFPKEKKAAKTLGIVVGCFVLCWLPFFLVLPISSIFPSHRPPDTVFKITFWLGYFNSCLNPIIYPCFSQEFKKAFQNVLHGHCLSRTHRTWSPPASAGNPMHGPKSPQGLPSWRPTNTSPTANMNSFTAHNSALNAPETSLTIKVLQVSVCKMDGEAI, encoded by the exons ATGACCAACGTGCCTCCAGCAGAAGATAACATAAGTttaacctttttttctgagaactgTCCCAACTGCACGGCGATACCTGCATTTGACATTGACATCACTAAGACACTGGCTTTGGGCCTGGTGCTGGTGGTCTTTATAATCTTCGGTGTGATGGGCAACATCCTGGTCATCCTCTCCGTGGTGTGCCATCGCCACCTCCGTTCTGTGACGCATTATTTTATCGCCAATCTAGCCGTAGCAGACTTGCTTCTGAGCTCAGTGGTGATCCCCTTCTCTGCTGCATCTGAAGCCTTGGGACGTTGGGTATTCGGCCGTGCTTTATGCAATGCCTGGACCGCGCTTGATGTACTATGCTGCACGGCGTCCATCCTCAGCCTCTGTGTGATCTCTGTGGATCGCTACATGGCTGTCAGTTACCCGCTGAGGTACCCTTCCTTGGCTACAGGTCGAAGGGCATTGGTGGCAGTTGTGGCTCTGTGGGCTCTTTCAGCTGCCATCTCTGTTGGCCCACTGTTTGGATGGAGGGAGCCCATGCCAGAGGAAGAGTCGGTGTGTAGAGTGAATGAAGAGCCAGGATATGCCCTCTTCTCAGTCGCATGCTCTTTCTACCTGCCATTGGCGGTTATTTTGGCAATGTACTGTAGGGTGTATGTGGTGGCCCGGCGAAAGACTCGTTCCATGAGTGAGGGCAGGCAGACGAATGGGTTAAAAGAGCATGGAGTGACCCTGCGGATCCACTGTCGCAACGCCCAGCAGGCCGCAGAGAAGAAGAAAGCAATGCGAGCAAAGAACTCGCACTTCGCCTTCATGCGTCTGCTCAAGTTCCCCAAGGAGAAGAAGGCAGCCAAGACTCTGGGGATTGTGGTGGGATGTTTCGTGCTCTGCTGGCTGCCCTTTTTCCTAGTGCTGCCTATAA GCTCCATCTTCCCATCCCACAGACCCCCGGACACTGTCTTCAAAATTACTTTCTGGCTAGGGTACTTCAACAGCTGCCTCAACCCTATCATCTACCCATGCTTCAGTCAGGAATTCAAGAAGGCCTTCCAGAATGTTCTCCATGGGCATTGCCTCAGCAGGACACACAGGACCTGGAGCCCTCCGGCCTCTGCTGGAAACCCTATGCATGGCCCCAAATCACCACAGGGTCTCCCATCCTGGAGGCCTACTAATACATCGCCTACCGCTAATATGAACTCATTTACTGCACACAACAGTGCTCTGAATGCGCCTGAAACATCTCTGACAATTAAAGTTCTTCAGGTTTCTGTATGCAAGATGGACGGTGAGGCTATATGA